From Pangasianodon hypophthalmus isolate fPanHyp1 chromosome 30, fPanHyp1.pri, whole genome shotgun sequence, a single genomic window includes:
- the LOC113535110 gene encoding trace amine-associated receptor 13c-like, with product MNLIEFNQTDRCVHFSCPERSVSPAVYILLYVCSAAVVLLTVCGNLLVIISVLHFKQLHTPTNTLVLSLAVSDFLVGVFVMPPVLIWTIETCWIFGRGFCAIFWLISGFLMNISIYNIALIAVDRYLALSNPFLYMNSVSVRITCIVIVFDWSLLGAYILALIYFNGNFTSSVMCPGECFLFLNEVWTVIDYVVSFIFPLSVIIILYTRVFVIAKKHATAIRELNNHTRPKTQKITSHSMKSERKAAKVLGILVAVFLMCLLPYVIYGLLGNVMEIQTETFQKLVIVGCLNSTINPVIYALFYPWFRRCIKLIITRQIFQTDSALINVLS from the coding sequence ATGAACCTGATCGAGTTTAATCAGACTGATCGCTGTGTGCATTTCTCCTGTCCAGAGAGATCTGTATCTCCTGCAGTTTATATCTTATTGTACGTGTGCTCAGCTGCTGTGGTTCTTctaacagtgtgtggaaatctgcttgtcatcatctctgttttacacttcaagcagcttcacacaccGACCAACACGCTcgtgctctctctggctgtgtcgGATTTCCTTGTTGGCGTTTTTGTAATGCCACCAGTGTTAATCTGGACTATTGAAACATGCTGGATTTTTGGGAGAGGTTTCTGCGCCATCTTTTGGTTGATTAGTGGTTTCCTGATGAACATATCGATCTATAATATCGCTCTGATTGCTGTGGATCGGTATTTGGCTCTCTCAAACCCCTTTCTCTACATGAACAGTGTCTCTGTGAGGATCACTtgtattgtaattgtttttgacTGGTCTCTGCTGGGGGCCTACATCTTGGCACTCATATATTTCAATGGAAACTTCACAAGTTCTGTAATGTGTCCTGGAGAGTGTTTTCTCTTTCTAAATGAGGTTTGGACTGTAATTGATTATGTTGTATCATTTATATTTCCACTCTCTGTCATAATCATATTGTATACTcgagtttttgtgattgctaagaaacatgccactgctatcagagagcttaataatcacacacggcccaaaacacagaaaatcacctcacactcaatgaaatctgagagaaaagcagctaaagtcCTCGGCATTTTAGTGGCtgtgtttctgatgtgtttacTTCCATATGTTATTTACGGTTTGTTAGGTAATGTTATGgaaatacagacagaaacatttcagaaacttGTGATTGTGGGTTGTCTTAATTCCACCATTAATCCGGTTATTTATGCTCTGTTTTACCCGTGGTTTAGGAggtgcattaaattaattataactcggcaaatattccaaacagactctgcattaataaatgttctttcaTGA